The genomic DNA AAATTAACCAAGAAAGGCTAGAAATAAGCATAAAACCAGACGACAATACTAGCATGAGTCCCCCTGTTTCCGATGAAAATACATCCAAACAAAGTACATCTAGCTCAACCTCTCCTAAAAAAACCCGAACTCGCAAATCCACCAAAACAAACCAAAGCACAGCCGATACAAGCACCGATATATCTCTTGAAAAAGAAAGCTTCTTAAAAGTTTCTTTAACTGAATCAATAAAAGACAAAAATGAGAGTATAAAGAGTAAAAAAACTACCACAGTAAAAAGTACTGAAAAGAAAACCACTGCCCAAAAAAAATCTCCCACAACTAAAAACAAATGACCTCCAAAGTATTAGTAACAGGTGCCTCGGGGCTTTTAGGGGCTCAATTGTGTAAGTATTTAATAGCAAAAGGCACATCCGTACGAGCTTTGGTAAGAAATAAGCACAATACAGGTCTATTGGCACCTTATCAAGATAAGCTAGAAATTGTAGAGGGGGATATTTTGGACATATATGCATTAGAGCAAGCTCTGGAAGGTATTAGTCAGGTATATCACTGTGCTGCTGTGGTATCTTTTGCTAAAAAAGACAGAAATTTAATGAAGAAAATTAACGTAGAAGGCACGGCTAACCTTGTCAATCTGTGTGTAGAAAAACCTGGAATCCGCTTATTGCATGTAAGTTCAATTGCTGCACTAGGAGACACCGAAGGCAAAATAACCGAAAAAACAAAATGGAAAGATAGCCCAAGTGTAACTTTTTATGCTAAAACCAAGCACTTAGCCGAGTTAGAAGTTTACAGAGGCATTGAAGAAGGTTTAGACGCAGTAATGGTTTTACCTTCGATAATTATTGGTCAAGGTCGGGACAATCACCCTTTTATGCGTTTGTTCAAACGAGCGATTAAGAAAGGTATACCTTGGTATCATCATGGTGTAACGGGCTACATAGGTGTAGATGATGTAGTACAAGGAATGTACATAGTCATGCAGCAAGCGCCCAAAGGTGAAAAGTACATTCTTAACAGTGAAAATTTATCTTTTTACCACTTTTTAAGTTTGATTTCTGAAATTTTTGATACTCCCAAGCCCAAATACAAAATACCTTACCGATTGACTTACAACATAGCTCGGATAGTTGAGCTTATTTATCCGGGACACGCATTTTTGAACAGAGAAACTATCAAAAGTAGTATCAAGCAGCAGGAGTATTCTGCTCAAAAGTTTATAGAATCGTTTTCGTTTAGGTTCAAGCCGATTAAAGAGTGTCTACTTCAAATGAAGCAAAGTATTCAAGCATGAGTTTAGGATTTTAATTCGACTGATGAATTATTTTTTAAGTTTATTTTTTTGGGCGTGCCCCTTGCTAACGCAAGG from Bacteroidia bacterium includes the following:
- a CDS encoding NAD-dependent epimerase/dehydratase family protein produces the protein MTSKVLVTGASGLLGAQLCKYLIAKGTSVRALVRNKHNTGLLAPYQDKLEIVEGDILDIYALEQALEGISQVYHCAAVVSFAKKDRNLMKKINVEGTANLVNLCVEKPGIRLLHVSSIAALGDTEGKITEKTKWKDSPSVTFYAKTKHLAELEVYRGIEEGLDAVMVLPSIIIGQGRDNHPFMRLFKRAIKKGIPWYHHGVTGYIGVDDVVQGMYIVMQQAPKGEKYILNSENLSFYHFLSLISEIFDTPKPKYKIPYRLTYNIARIVELIYPGHAFLNRETIKSSIKQQEYSAQKFIESFSFRFKPIKECLLQMKQSIQA